DNA sequence from the Deltaproteobacteria bacterium genome:
GTGAAGAGATGGTGGAAATCGATGTCGAAGAGCGTTTTCAGTTCGAGTTTGTATCGGGCTTCAAGCTGCGTTTGCTCTGGCGGGAGGAAGTTGCCGACCGGGTTGTAGACCAGGTCCAACATCAACGATGAATCGGCAAGGCCGTAGCCGAGCTGATTGAGCCGACGCAGCGCGGCGATGCTTTGGTCGAACACCCCATGACCACGCTGCTGATCGACGTTTTCCGCGGTGTAACACGGCAGCGAACAGACCAGTTCCACGTCGTGGTCGCGATAGAACTCGGGCAGATACTCCATGCCGGACACACGCGTCACGGTAAGATTGCAGCGCACGATCACGCGCCGCCCAAGCGCGCGGGCCTGCTCGACCAACCAAATGAAATTCGAGTTGAGCTCCGGCGCGCCACCGGTGAGATCGAGCGTCTCAACGCCGGGATGCGCGGCCAGCAGCGCAACCACGCGCTCGGCAGTGGCGCGGGTCATGATCTCAGTCCGCTTCGGCCCCGCGTCGACATGGCAGTGATGGCAAGCTTGATTGCAAAGCTTGCCGACATTGACTTGCAACGTGCGAAGCGTGCCGCGCGTCAGCGGTGACAGACGATGCTCGCGCAGCGCGTCCTCGAAGTCGTGGTGCGGGTGAGTTTCAAGCTGAGTGTGCACACTGCTCCGATGCCGGATCGCGGCAGTTGTTGCAAGCTCGAAGGGACATGCCCAACCCCTTGCCATGGGAGACCAGCCGGCAGAATCACCGGGTTGGCGAGCCCATGAACCGACGGTGCTCCGCTCTGTGTTACTCCCGCAGGTGAATTCCCAACCGGTTAGCGGTAAAAGCAAGCGGCCGCGGATTAAAGAGATGAAACTGCCGAATGGCACACGTGCGGAGGTGGGCACGAAACTCGAGGACTACGTGCTCAACCCCTGGCACAGGGAGGGCCGCCACAAGGCTCGCGTGTTCGAGTCGGCGCTCGGGATCACCCTCGCAAACGCCAATGCGTTGCGGCGGGCCTTGCTCGACGCGGCCGCCAATTCGGACGATGTCAAGGACCGCGGCGACAACGGGTTTGGTTCGGAGTACACACTGAGCTTCTCGCTGACCGCGGGCAAGGCGAGCGCCAGGGTCTTGAGTGCGTGGATCATCCTGCACGGCGAGGACTTCCCTCGGCTCACGACCTGCTTTATAGTCTGACCATGCGCTCCGAGATTCATCTGCACGATGTCGTCGCGCTCTTGGAAGACATCCGGGCAAACCACTTCGAGACTGGCGAGCCACTCTTGTTGCGTCGTGGTCAAATCGGGACCGTCGTCATGAAGTACGACGACACCGTCGAGGTGGAGTTCGCGGATCGCAGTGGTCGTGCGTACGCGCTGCAATCGATCAGCACAGCCCGCCTCATGGTTCTCCACGACTCGCCGGACCATCCTTCAGTCGTATCCGCACAGTGACGGCATGGCCGGCGGGCATCGGGTCCGATAGCGGCCTAGGCTTGTGGGTCGCCTCGCAAATTGCCCTGGAGGGTGATCCGGAGGGATCGAGCCTATCAGCCGCTCCTACTGCACGGACTCCAGGGCGTTCACGTCTAATTTCACGAGTTCCGCTATTTCCTTGAGGATCGAACCTATCTGCTCATTCTCGGGCCCAGCTAGAGCTTCCCGAACGCGCTGACGCAGATCGTCCACAGTGTCAGGCGGGAACTCGGAAGGCAGATTCGGGTGCGACGACAGCAAATCCCGCAGCCATTGCAGTCCGGCCTGATTGCGTCGAGCAATCAGTGGTGTGAACAATCGAAACACCGCGTGCTGATCTCCCTTTAGCACTTCGGGATCGGACAATTCGGCGGCGTAGAGATTGAAGAACGTTTCGGAGATATTGCCGTCCATAGCCGCGGCTTCCTCATACAACTTTCGGCGATACATTTTGCGACCGCCGTCAGACAGGGGTTTCACGAGATCGTCATAGCCCTCAATAGCGTATGGCGGGGAGGATTCTCCACGCAGTATGAGCTTCGCGAATTCGACCAACGCGTCCTCATAGCTCTTTGGGAGCGTCAGTTTGGCTCCTTTCCCCACAAGCGCGGCTACCAATT
Encoded proteins:
- the arsS gene encoding arsenosugar biosynthesis radical SAM protein ArsS (Some members of this family are selenoproteins.), with product MARGWACPFELATTAAIRHRSSVHTQLETHPHHDFEDALREHRLSPLTRGTLRTLQVNVGKLCNQACHHCHVDAGPKRTEIMTRATAERVVALLAAHPGVETLDLTGGAPELNSNFIWLVEQARALGRRVIVRCNLTVTRVSGMEYLPEFYRDHDVELVCSLPCYTAENVDQQRGHGVFDQSIAALRRLNQLGYGLADSSLMLDLVYNPVGNFLPPEQTQLEARYKLELKTLFDIDFHHLFTITNMPIKRFAEQLQRWGKLDEYMGLLVNHFNPVTVEGLMCRSLLSVGWEGTLYDCDFNQMLELPIVSAAGGEALTIWNVDDLSNLNGTRVRTAAHCFGCTAGAGSSCGGALQ
- a CDS encoding DUF4926 domain-containing protein, which gives rise to MRSEIHLHDVVALLEDIRANHFETGEPLLLRRGQIGTVVMKYDDTVEVEFADRSGRAYALQSISTARLMVLHDSPDHPSVVSAQ